From Enterococcus wangshanyuanii, the proteins below share one genomic window:
- the frr gene encoding ribosome recycling factor encodes MSGTILTTAKEKMSKAEQSLQRELGQIRAGRANASLLDRIQVDYYGAPTPVNQLAGINIPEARVLMITPFDKNSLEDIEKAIQASDIGISPTNDGTVIRLVIPQLTEERRKELAKDVKKAAENAKIAVRNIRRDAIDDLKKQQKNNEITEDELRNLEKEAQKLTDDSVKNIDSITAEKEKELLEV; translated from the coding sequence ATGAGCGGAACAATTTTAACGACAGCAAAAGAGAAAATGAGCAAAGCGGAACAAAGCTTACAACGTGAACTAGGACAAATTCGTGCAGGTCGTGCGAATGCTAGCCTTTTAGACCGTATTCAGGTTGATTATTATGGTGCACCAACACCTGTCAATCAGCTTGCAGGAATCAATATTCCAGAAGCACGTGTTTTGATGATCACACCGTTTGATAAAAATTCACTAGAAGATATTGAAAAAGCGATTCAAGCGAGTGATATCGGTATCAGTCCGACAAATGATGGGACGGTTATTCGATTAGTTATCCCACAATTGACTGAAGAAAGACGTAAAGAACTAGCAAAAGATGTAAAAAAAGCTGCTGAAAATGCGAAAATCGCTGTTCGTAATATCCGTCGTGATGCGATTGATGATTTAAAGAAACAACAAAAGAACAACGAAATCACTGAAGACGAATTACGTAATCTGGAAAAAGAAGCCCAAAAGCTGACAGATGACAGTGTGAAAAATATTGATTCAATTACAGCTGAAAAAGAAAAAGAGCTTTTAGAAGTTTAG
- the pyrH gene encoding UMP kinase — protein sequence MVKPKYQRVVLKLSGEALAGEDGFGIKPPVIKEIVEEIKEVHELGIEMAIVVGGGNIWRGQIGAQMGMERAQADYMGMLATVMNALALQDTLENLGVPTRVQTSIEMRQIAEPYIRRRAERHLEKGRIVIFAGGTGNPYFSTDTTAALRAAEVDADVILMAKNNVDGVYSADPKVDANAVKFEELTHLDVISKGLQVMDSTASSLSMDNDIPLVVFNLNETGNIRRACLGENIGTTVRGK from the coding sequence ATGGTAAAACCTAAGTATCAACGAGTTGTATTAAAGTTAAGCGGCGAAGCTTTAGCCGGAGAAGATGGGTTTGGAATTAAGCCTCCTGTAATCAAAGAAATTGTAGAAGAAATCAAAGAAGTACATGAATTAGGTATCGAAATGGCAATCGTTGTTGGCGGTGGAAACATCTGGCGTGGACAAATTGGTGCACAAATGGGTATGGAACGTGCACAAGCAGACTATATGGGAATGCTTGCTACAGTGATGAATGCGCTAGCGCTACAAGACACATTAGAAAATTTAGGTGTTCCTACACGTGTTCAAACATCGATCGAAATGCGTCAAATTGCAGAACCATATATTCGCCGTCGGGCAGAGCGTCATTTAGAAAAAGGACGTATTGTGATTTTTGCTGGTGGTACAGGAAATCCATATTTCTCAACAGATACAACAGCGGCATTACGTGCGGCAGAAGTTGATGCTGATGTGATTTTGATGGCAAAGAACAATGTTGATGGTGTCTATTCAGCAGATCCTAAAGTAGACGCGAATGCAGTTAAATTTGAAGAATTAACACACTTAGATGTTATCTCTAAAGGACTACAAGTAATGGATTCAACAGCCAGCTCATTGAGTATGGACAATGATATTCCATTAGTTGTCTTCAATCTAAATGAAACAGGAAATATTCGTCGTGCATGTTTAGGCGAAAACATTGGAACAACAGTAAGGGGGAAATAA
- the tsf gene encoding translation elongation factor Ts → MADISAKLVKELRDMTGVGMMDAKRALVEVEGNMDAAVDYLREKGMAKAAKKNDRVAAEGLANVSTDGNFAAIVEVNSETDFVSKNEMFQDLVKKIATEIAKNKPASMEEALALKTDKGTIESELVEATTVIGEKISFRRFELVEKADDAAFGAYLHMGGRIAVLTVLDGTTDEEVAKDVAMHVAAINPRYVNESQIPQEELDHEKAILSEQALNEGKPANIVEKMVIGRLNKFKAEISLVDQPFVKDPDMTVEKYVASKGATVKSFTRFEVGEGIEKREDNFADEVMSQIKK, encoded by the coding sequence ATGGCAGATATTTCAGCAAAATTAGTTAAAGAATTACGCGACATGACTGGTGTCGGTATGATGGACGCAAAAAGAGCGTTAGTAGAAGTAGAAGGAAACATGGATGCGGCTGTGGATTACCTACGCGAAAAAGGCATGGCAAAAGCAGCTAAGAAAAATGATCGTGTAGCAGCAGAAGGTTTAGCAAATGTTTCTACTGATGGAAACTTTGCAGCAATCGTTGAAGTGAACTCAGAAACTGACTTCGTATCTAAAAATGAAATGTTCCAAGACTTAGTTAAGAAAATCGCGACTGAAATCGCAAAAAATAAACCAGCATCTATGGAAGAAGCTTTGGCACTTAAAACAGACAAAGGAACTATTGAGTCTGAGTTAGTAGAAGCTACAACTGTTATCGGCGAAAAAATCAGCTTCCGTCGCTTTGAGTTAGTTGAAAAAGCTGACGATGCTGCATTTGGTGCTTATTTACACATGGGTGGCCGTATCGCTGTATTGACAGTATTAGATGGCACAACTGACGAAGAAGTTGCGAAAGATGTTGCGATGCACGTTGCAGCGATCAACCCTCGTTATGTAAATGAATCACAAATTCCTCAAGAAGAATTAGATCACGAAAAAGCTATTCTTTCTGAGCAAGCATTAAACGAAGGCAAACCAGCGAACATCGTTGAAAAAATGGTTATTGGTCGTTTGAACAAATTTAAGGCTGAAATTTCATTAGTGGATCAACCATTCGTTAAAGATCCTGACATGACAGTTGAAAAATATGTAGCCTCTAAAGGCGCTACTGTTAAATCATTCACTCGTTTTGAAGTAGGCGAAGGAATCGAAAAACGTGAAGATAACTTTGCAGATGAAGTGATGAGTCAAATCAAAAAATAG
- the rpsB gene encoding 30S ribosomal protein S2 gives MAVISMKQLLEAGVHFGHQTRRWNPKMKKYIFTERNGIYIIDLQKTVKLVDAAYDYMKNVAEDGGVALFVGTKKQAQEAIKDEAIRSGQFYVNHRWLGGTLTNWDTIQKRIKRLKDINKMEEDGTFDVLPKKEVVGLNKQRERLEKFLGGIADMPRIPDVMYIVDPRKERIAVQEAQKLNIPIVAMVDTNCDPDEIDVVIPSNDDAIRAVKLITAKMADAFIEGNQGEDQVVEETFTEEAPEAATSIEEIVDVVEGSNESAE, from the coding sequence ATGGCAGTAATTTCTATGAAACAATTACTAGAAGCCGGCGTACATTTTGGTCACCAAACTCGTCGCTGGAACCCAAAAATGAAGAAATACATCTTCACAGAAAGAAACGGAATCTACATCATTGACTTACAAAAAACAGTTAAATTAGTAGATGCTGCTTACGATTACATGAAAAACGTTGCTGAAGATGGCGGTGTTGCATTATTCGTAGGTACAAAAAAACAAGCACAAGAAGCGATCAAAGATGAAGCGATTCGTTCAGGTCAATTCTACGTTAACCACCGTTGGTTAGGTGGAACTCTAACGAACTGGGATACAATCCAAAAACGTATCAAACGTTTGAAAGACATCAACAAAATGGAAGAAGACGGAACATTCGATGTACTTCCTAAAAAAGAAGTTGTTGGCTTAAACAAACAACGTGAACGTTTAGAAAAATTCTTAGGCGGTATCGCTGATATGCCTAGAATTCCAGATGTAATGTACATCGTTGACCCTCGTAAAGAGCGCATTGCTGTTCAAGAAGCACAAAAATTGAACATCCCAATCGTTGCGATGGTTGATACAAACTGTGATCCTGATGAAATCGACGTAGTAATCCCATCAAATGATGATGCGATTCGTGCGGTTAAATTGATCACTGCTAAAATGGCTGATGCATTCATCGAAGGAAACCAAGGTGAAGATCAAGTCGTTGAAGAAACATTCACTGAAGAAGCACCAGAAGCTGCAACTTCTATCGAAGAAATCGTTGATGTTGTTGAAGGCAGCAACGAATCAGCAGAATAA
- a CDS encoding carbonic anhydrase produces MKKMLLMSMVLPSLLLVTACNQQAATKTNESFSHTQESTTKKESAHLDYDAQEEWEQVAGKMQSPIDIPASAAKEMTDQGNITLNYSAKITKAENNGHSIQLADSGSAVINQRNFELTQFHFHAQSEHTVDGKHYPMEVHFVNQAQDGRIAVIGVFFEEGKENKGFQEVLDDVKNQSDNEITDIETMFPENKSYYHYLGSLTTPPLSENVEWYVLKNPVQVSAEQIKEFQKFYDHNNREIQPLNDRAVLMHNE; encoded by the coding sequence ATGAAAAAAATGTTGCTTATGTCAATGGTATTACCATCATTGCTATTAGTAACAGCTTGCAATCAGCAAGCCGCAACTAAGACAAATGAAAGTTTTTCACACACACAAGAAAGTACAACAAAAAAAGAATCTGCTCATTTAGACTATGATGCACAAGAAGAATGGGAACAGGTTGCAGGAAAAATGCAGTCACCGATAGATATTCCAGCTTCAGCAGCAAAAGAGATGACAGATCAAGGAAACATTACATTAAATTATAGTGCTAAAATCACTAAGGCTGAAAATAATGGACATAGTATACAATTGGCTGATTCAGGCTCTGCGGTAATCAATCAGCGTAATTTTGAGTTAACGCAATTTCATTTCCATGCTCAAAGTGAGCATACTGTTGATGGAAAGCATTACCCAATGGAAGTCCATTTTGTCAATCAAGCTCAAGATGGAAGAATTGCCGTTATCGGTGTTTTCTTCGAAGAGGGTAAGGAAAATAAAGGATTCCAAGAAGTTTTGGATGATGTGAAAAATCAATCTGATAATGAAATTACTGATATCGAAACAATGTTTCCAGAAAACAAAAGCTATTATCACTATTTAGGCTCATTGACTACACCGCCACTTTCTGAAAATGTAGAATGGTATGTGTTAAAAAATCCGGTTCAAGTTTCTGCAGAACAAATCAAAGAATTCCAAAAATTCTATGACCATAATAATCGTGAAATTCAGCCATTGAATGATCGCGCTGTCTTGATGCACAACGAATAG
- a CDS encoding TrmH family RNA methyltransferase, whose translation MKEILSSKNTMIKEVKKLKIKKHRELQQRYLIEGFHLIEEAIKANAKVEWILINQRGLEEWAEWIALHEDDRFILVTEEILNSLSELPTPQGMAAVVKMPDREQVLSYSGRWLLLDNVQDPGNVGTMIRTADAAGLTGVVLGSGCADIYNTKVLRAMQGSNYHLPIFRLPLIEVIEGFQKNEISVYGTELNKEAVVYQTLPKQENYALIMGNEGQGVSRELLEMVDQTVYIPIVGKAESLNVAIAAGILMYHL comes from the coding sequence ATGAAAGAAATTTTGTCTAGTAAAAATACAATGATAAAAGAAGTAAAAAAATTAAAAATAAAAAAACATAGAGAATTACAACAACGTTATCTAATAGAAGGGTTTCATTTAATCGAAGAAGCAATCAAAGCAAATGCAAAAGTCGAATGGATTTTGATCAACCAGCGTGGATTAGAAGAATGGGCGGAATGGATTGCTTTACATGAGGATGATCGCTTTATTCTCGTGACAGAGGAAATATTGAATTCTCTTTCGGAGCTGCCAACACCACAAGGAATGGCGGCGGTTGTTAAGATGCCAGATCGTGAACAAGTATTATCTTACAGTGGACGGTGGTTATTGTTAGATAATGTACAAGATCCAGGAAATGTAGGTACTATGATTCGTACAGCAGATGCTGCCGGATTGACTGGTGTTGTTTTAGGTTCTGGCTGTGCTGATATTTATAACACGAAAGTTCTTCGGGCAATGCAGGGAAGTAATTATCATTTGCCGATTTTTCGTTTGCCGCTTATAGAGGTAATCGAAGGGTTTCAGAAAAATGAGATTTCTGTCTATGGCACTGAACTAAATAAAGAAGCAGTTGTTTATCAGACGTTACCGAAACAAGAAAACTATGCTTTGATCATGGGAAATGAGGGGCAGGGTGTTTCAAGAGAATTATTGGAAATGGTCGATCAGACAGTTTACATTCCAATCGTTGGTAAAGCAGAGTCATTGAATGTAGCAATCGCTGCAGGGATTTTGATGTATCATTTATAA
- a CDS encoding acylphosphatase, whose amino-acid sequence MRKVRMNVQGRVQGVGFRYMTKLVADELGITGTVRNEDDGSVSIEAFGTDEKMAQFIQKVKDSPSPAGRVTYVDLQDDPLLEEYSTFRVTN is encoded by the coding sequence ATGAGAAAAGTACGCATGAATGTTCAAGGCAGAGTACAGGGTGTTGGTTTTCGCTATATGACTAAGCTTGTGGCAGATGAGCTTGGTATCACAGGAACCGTCCGGAATGAAGACGATGGTTCTGTTTCAATTGAAGCATTCGGTACGGATGAAAAAATGGCTCAGTTTATTCAAAAAGTCAAAGACTCTCCTAGCCCTGCTGGTCGGGTCACTTATGTTGATCTTCAAGACGATCCTTTGCTTGAAGAGTATTCTACTTTTAGAGTTACTAACTAA
- the yidC gene encoding membrane protein insertase YidC, whose translation MQKLNKWLLGSGLFSLVLFLSGCVKTGSDGQPTGEGIIYNFLVKPMSSAITYLVDNFNWNYGWAIIFITIIVRLVIMPLGLNQSKKSMIQTEKMQAIKPQLDAAQAKLKEATTREEQMQAQAELQSVYKENNMSMMGGIGCLPLLIQMPIFSALFFAARYTKGISEASFFGVNLGQPSMIFVILAGVAYLLQGYLSTIGIPEEQKKTMKSMLIVSPLMIVFMSISSPAGVTLYWVVGGIFTCIQTFITNILLKPRIKAQVAEELKKNPPKQVVTPRKDVTPADLKPAEKTPTKTTSSPKGRNAGKQKRK comes from the coding sequence ATGCAAAAATTAAATAAGTGGCTACTGGGCTCCGGTCTGTTCAGCCTGGTGTTATTTTTATCAGGTTGTGTCAAAACAGGATCTGACGGTCAACCCACAGGTGAAGGCATCATCTATAATTTCTTGGTAAAACCAATGAGCAGCGCTATTACATATCTTGTTGATAATTTCAACTGGAACTACGGCTGGGCCATTATCTTTATCACGATCATCGTACGACTTGTTATCATGCCATTAGGATTAAATCAATCGAAAAAAAGTATGATCCAAACGGAAAAAATGCAAGCGATCAAGCCTCAGCTTGATGCGGCACAAGCAAAATTAAAAGAAGCGACCACTCGAGAAGAACAAATGCAGGCGCAAGCAGAATTACAATCTGTCTACAAAGAAAACAATATGAGTATGATGGGCGGTATCGGCTGTCTACCATTACTGATCCAAATGCCGATTTTCTCTGCCCTATTTTTTGCAGCTCGTTACACGAAAGGAATCAGCGAAGCTAGTTTCTTTGGAGTCAATCTTGGTCAACCAAGTATGATCTTCGTCATTTTGGCCGGAGTTGCTTATTTATTACAAGGATACCTTTCAACGATTGGTATTCCAGAAGAACAAAAGAAAACGATGAAATCCATGTTGATCGTTTCACCTTTAATGATCGTCTTCATGTCGATTAGCTCTCCTGCCGGTGTTACACTTTACTGGGTCGTCGGTGGTATCTTCACTTGTATCCAAACATTTATCACAAACATATTATTAAAACCAAGAATCAAAGCGCAGGTTGCGGAGGAATTGAAAAAGAATCCGCCTAAACAAGTAGTAACACCTAGAAAAGATGTTACTCCAGCTGATTTGAAACCAGCAGAAAAAACACCTACGAAAACAACTAGCTCACCTAAAGGTCGAAACGCTGGTAAACAAAAGAGAAAATAA
- a CDS encoding TetR/AcrR family transcriptional regulator — protein sequence MEKETVNTRDRIIQVATRLFMDNGYLGTSTRQIAQLAEVTQPNLYHHFKNKEEVYIGVIETLLSDVNEELVVIVEDQTLDTVSKLKRFAECLKTKHPFDFDLMMHDFNTKLMEETQYKLFMLWNQSYKEPLLRLFKTSDFPIRSGVTPEIATTHFLNTLSPYIKAEQRTTTLTIDQVVDLFLNGITSNE from the coding sequence ATGGAAAAAGAAACTGTAAACACGAGAGATCGAATCATTCAAGTAGCAACTAGATTGTTCATGGATAATGGTTATTTAGGGACATCTACGAGACAAATTGCACAGTTGGCTGAAGTAACACAACCCAATTTGTATCATCATTTTAAAAATAAAGAAGAAGTCTATATTGGTGTCATTGAAACGTTATTAAGTGATGTAAATGAAGAATTAGTTGTGATAGTGGAGGATCAGACACTAGATACGGTTAGTAAATTAAAAAGATTTGCTGAATGCTTAAAAACGAAACATCCTTTTGATTTTGATTTGATGATGCATGATTTTAATACAAAATTGATGGAAGAAACCCAATATAAATTATTTATGCTTTGGAATCAATCCTATAAAGAGCCATTGCTCCGTCTGTTTAAAACAAGTGATTTTCCGATACGTTCCGGAGTTACTCCGGAAATAGCAACAACTCATTTCTTGAATACATTATCACCATACATCAAAGCAGAGCAGCGAACAACCACATTGACGATCGATCAAGTGGTGGATTTATTTTTGAATGGTATCACAAGTAACGAATAA
- a CDS encoding tryptophan-rich sensory protein, with the protein MNQMKKEVYQWLVPIIYVVMIGVNAAAVLLPMNGMTTQEVSDSYSNLFAPAGLTFSIWSVIYLLLGAFVVYQWIKPKKGSILADRQIAHKLRLVFIMSSVLNGLWLVVWQYLYINITIFIMLGLLITLIYCNRMLAMMSLTKSDYFFIRLPFSVYFGWITIATIANITAFLADKNIAFLQDNQQVWTVVILLVGVAIIGATIIKNRDIAYGIATLWAYYGILVKHRSADGWNGAYPVIITTVMICLLLISLFCLYDLFLLSKKKAS; encoded by the coding sequence ATGAACCAGATGAAAAAAGAAGTGTATCAGTGGCTGGTTCCAATCATCTACGTTGTGATGATCGGTGTGAATGCGGCGGCGGTCTTATTGCCGATGAATGGAATGACGACACAGGAAGTTTCAGATAGTTATTCAAATTTATTTGCTCCAGCAGGACTTACGTTTTCGATTTGGTCAGTTATTTACTTACTACTCGGGGCCTTTGTTGTATATCAATGGATAAAACCAAAAAAAGGGTCGATTTTAGCTGATAGACAGATAGCACATAAGCTACGTTTGGTCTTTATTATGTCTTCAGTTTTGAATGGTCTTTGGTTAGTTGTCTGGCAATATTTATACATCAATATCACGATTTTTATTATGTTAGGATTATTGATCACCTTGATTTATTGCAACAGAATGTTAGCAATGATGTCTTTGACTAAGAGCGATTACTTTTTTATACGTTTGCCTTTTAGTGTGTACTTTGGCTGGATCACGATTGCAACGATTGCGAATATCACTGCCTTTTTAGCTGATAAAAATATTGCCTTTTTACAAGACAATCAGCAAGTGTGGACAGTAGTCATTTTACTTGTTGGCGTGGCGATCATTGGTGCAACAATTATTAAGAATAGAGATATCGCCTATGGAATAGCTACACTTTGGGCGTATTATGGTATATTAGTGAAGCATCGTTCAGCAGATGGTTGGAATGGCGCCTATCCAGTGATCATTACAACCGTTATGATTTGTTTATTGCTGATTTCGCTCTTTTGTTTGTATGATTTATTTCTTTTATCTAAAAAGAAAGCTAGCTGA
- a CDS encoding DUF1295 domain-containing protein — protein sequence MTIWIIIGVLFVYFTALFFWAQYLKNNSIVDLAWGIGFVIVALTGYVIMPNKTKVSTIIVCLVAVWGIRLFLHLAKRNIGKPEDYRYVNMRKRWGTHFAKLKAYLNVFVLQGVLLMIVSLPILLVVTGSSNSFYWWNGAGIVIWLLGFGFEVIGDYELAKFKQDKTNHGKLLTTGLWSLTRHPNYFGEALSWWGIFLVSLNEVRNLWGIIGPLTITLLLLFVSGVPLLEKKYKERPDFLAYAAKTPKFVPFIGKKGL from the coding sequence ATGACGATTTGGATCATAATAGGGGTATTATTTGTTTACTTCACGGCATTATTCTTTTGGGCGCAATATTTGAAAAACAATTCGATCGTGGATTTAGCATGGGGAATCGGTTTTGTTATCGTTGCACTAACGGGTTATGTAATCATGCCGAATAAAACAAAAGTGAGTACAATCATCGTATGTTTAGTTGCAGTTTGGGGAATTCGCTTGTTTCTTCACTTGGCGAAAAGAAATATTGGTAAGCCGGAAGATTATCGCTATGTAAATATGCGTAAACGTTGGGGCACACATTTTGCAAAATTGAAAGCTTACTTGAATGTTTTTGTATTACAAGGTGTATTGCTTATGATCGTATCGTTACCGATTTTACTGGTTGTTACCGGTTCCTCCAATTCTTTTTACTGGTGGAATGGAGCTGGAATTGTTATTTGGTTACTTGGATTTGGTTTTGAAGTGATCGGTGATTATGAACTAGCAAAATTTAAACAGGATAAAACGAATCATGGGAAGTTATTGACAACTGGTTTATGGTCATTGACTCGACACCCAAATTACTTTGGAGAAGCACTTAGCTGGTGGGGCATCTTTTTGGTCAGTTTGAATGAGGTTCGTAATTTGTGGGGAATCATTGGTCCTTTGACGATCACCTTATTATTATTATTTGTTTCGGGTGTACCTTTGCTTGAAAAGAAATATAAAGAACGGCCAGACTTTTTAGCGTATGCGGCAAAAACACCAAAGTTTGTCCCTTTTATTGGAAAGAAAGGATTATAA